The genomic stretch GGAAGATCGATTCCGGTCTTTCCCTTTAAGCCGAACTGCTCAAAATACTTATAATAATTATCTACGCCAAGGCGCTGTCCTACGTCGATGAGAACAGGGTTGCAGGAATTCATCATGCCCTGGAGAAACGTTTCCGAGCCATGGCCTCCCACTTTGTGACACCGGATTTTACGGTCCTCTACGACCCGGAAGCCCGGACATGAAAAATGGTCATCAAGCTTCACTACTCCTGCTTCCAGCCCTGCGGCTGCGGTAACGATCTTAAAGGTGGATCCTGGTTCATAGGTGTCGTTAATACAGGGATTTCTCCACATCTTGTTTAGCAGATCCTGCTTTTCTTTGTCAGATGCCGGGACTCCGGCGTCTGCACTTAGTGTAAACGGATCATTTAAATTAAATTCAGGTGCATTTACCATTGCCATAATTTCCCCATTCTGAGGATTCATAACAATAATTGACACTCTTTTTGCGCCTTTTTTCTCCATAACCTGATAAGCTGCCTGCTCACAATAACGCTGGACATTGACATCCAGGCTGATATGCAGATCCTGCCCAGCCACAGGCTCGATCCTATCCTCCGCCGCATTTTCTATTTCTATTCCTGCTGCGTCGGACATGGTCAGGATCTTTCCGTTAAGGCCCTTTAAATATGGTTCGTATTTTACCTCCAGGCCGATGATGCCCTGATTATCTCCTCCCGTAAAGCCAAGAACTGTGGAGGCAAGGGTATCATAGGGATAATAACGCTTGTAATCCTCATCCACTTTTACCCCGTCTAAATGGTAGGACCGGATCATGTCTCCCATAGCCTTGTCTACATTGGTTTTAATAATTTCCCTTGAACTGTACTTTTCTACCTTTTTCCGAACTTCCTCCTCCTGAAGACCAAGCTCCTTGGAAAGGACTGCCACAACCTCATCAGCTTTTTTGATCTGGTTATGTATGACCGATATGGTGCACACCGTCCGGTTGGTGGCAATGACGGTTCCATTGGCATCAATGATATTTCCCCTGGCGGCTTTAATGGTCCTTTCCCGTTCATGAAGGTCCAATGCCATAGCACTGTAATGTTCCGAACGAAAGATCATTAGAAAAATAAGCCGCCCCATAAGCCCTGTCATGGCAAGAAATAACAGGAAAAACAGGATGGCTATTTTTTCTCTGTGATGTGTCTTATTTGAACTCATGCACTGCTCCATCACCATTATTTCTACAGTATATGAATTTCAGGACTTTTTATGAGTTCTTAAAAAA from Lacrimispora sphenoides JCM 1415 encodes the following:
- a CDS encoding peptidoglycan D,D-transpeptidase FtsI family protein yields the protein MSSNKTHHREKIAILFFLLFLAMTGLMGRLIFLMIFRSEHYSAMALDLHERERTIKAARGNIIDANGTVIATNRTVCTISVIHNQIKKADEVVAVLSKELGLQEEEVRKKVEKYSSREIIKTNVDKAMGDMIRSYHLDGVKVDEDYKRYYPYDTLASTVLGFTGGDNQGIIGLEVKYEPYLKGLNGKILTMSDAAGIEIENAAEDRIEPVAGQDLHISLDVNVQRYCEQAAYQVMEKKGAKRVSIIVMNPQNGEIMAMVNAPEFNLNDPFTLSADAGVPASDKEKQDLLNKMWRNPCINDTYEPGSTFKIVTAAAGLEAGVVKLDDHFSCPGFRVVEDRKIRCHKVGGHGSETFLQGMMNSCNPVLIDVGQRLGVDNYYKYFEQFGLKGKTGIDLPGEASTIMHKKDNMGLVELATVSFGQSFQITPLQLITTASAIINGGNRVTPHFGVKSVSTDGASVHEFTYPVSEGIISAQTSETMRYILEQVVAEGSGKRGQVDGYRVGGKTATSEKLPRSLKKYISSFIGFAPADNPQVIALITIDEPEGIYYGGTIAAPVIADIFKNILPYLGIEPTEEKTASAFRIYG